The Aquila chrysaetos chrysaetos chromosome 21, bAquChr1.4, whole genome shotgun sequence DNA window CTCTCCAGTTGACCGTGGGGACCTGGGGTTGCTGATCCCCCCCTCAGTGCCCTGGCATCCAAAGGGACTTGGGGGCTGCTATGTCCATGCTCCGAGGCccagcccagctgtgctgctgctccaggacaGAGGGAAACGTGGTTCTGGCTGAGCTCGTGGTGCCTAGGCACGCTGCGGGGGTCAGACTGAGAGGCAGTCATGCTTTTCTGGGTTTCAGGGCACCGAGTGGATGTCCTCTGAGCGCAGCACTTTGTAGACGACCCAGTAGAAGATATTGAAGACCAGGAAGGTGAAGGGGAAGACAGCTCGGGAGATGGTGTCGATGCGCTTGGCCCGGTCGATGTAGCGCCTGCGGAGGCTCTCCCCTTCCCGCAGCAGCATGCTGGCTGTTGGGGGGCTGTAGATGCCAgggccctccccagccccatccttTGGCTGCAGGCAGTGGCCCAGCCCGTAGCCTCGCAAGTAGAAGCGGCTCTCGCGGACAAGCTCTTCCTCCTGGCAAAGGGAAAGGCTGTCAGCTGGGGCATCCCATGGGCGCCAATACTGCAGGGCAAGCAGGCGCTTGTGGCTGCATCTCCTATACGCCCCCCCCCGCGAGGCAATACAGTCATGTAAGTGCCCAGCACAAGGTTAGGCACTCTTTCAGAAAGCCCGAAGCGTGCAGGCAAAAGCACGGGGCCGGCAGGCTGcgggcagaggcaggcagcagtgtGCATTGGGTGTGGGGGCGAGCACTGACGGACTGCCTTGTCATCTAGGATGTGTTTTAAGGGTGCATCCAAGGGCAACCTTGACCCTGGCAGCCCCACACTGatccccccagcctcctcccagctctggCTCAGGGGCTTGGGAAGCCCCGCTCTCTGGCAGCCAGGGGGGACAGGGGCgaactcggggggggggggaagacggGCACATGGGGTTGCAGGGCACAGGGGTGCAGGGTGCACTGGGGTGCAGGGAGCttgggggtgcagggagctTGAGGGTGCAGGCATTGCTGTGGCAGCTGTGTTCACTGTGAGGTGGAAGTGTGCCTGTGCTGGTGAATAGGAGGGGGCAGGCAGcttgctggggcagagctgggcagggatGCAGGGGCCTGGCTACCATCAGGGCTTGCAGGGCCTCCCAGTTCCTCCAAGGGCCTAGGCCCCTGTTTCTCCCCATGGCTGCTTGGCAGGGACTGCCTGgtgcagcagaggagggaggctgagagagctggacTCCTTGCTGGTCTCTGCCCTTGCTCACCCCATCTGCCCCCAAGCtggtggggggctgcagggagggcagcatGCCCGTGGGGCTGCATGCCCATGATCAAGCCTGCAAAAGTGCTGTGAGAGCTGGGCGCCTGCCCTCACCCTTGGGTTGCAGCCCACTGCCATCATTcgcagcagagccctgctcGCCTCGCAGCCCCTTGGGTGCTGGCCAGTGGTGCCTGTGCTCCTCTCCACCGACAGCTACGCATAGTTAGCAATTCACCTTGTCCTGCTTTTTTTATGcttgggggggtgtgtgtgcaaaGATTTGGTGAGGGACCAGCATGTGCAAGCCTGGGCTGCACATCTGGCATCTCACCGAGCCCCCAGGCCACTCATTTGGTCTCTGTGGCTCATCCCCCCTATGCCTTGCCAGTGCCATATCTGGCTGTGGtgggtctcttctcccagggcGTGCTGCAGGCCAGGCCCTCGCCTCACGCCATGCCCACATGCAGCCCGGATGCCAGATCCCAAATGCCATCTCTGACCGGCACTGCCCTCCAAATCGCCTAGAGCAGCCTCCTCGCTGAGGTCAGCCTGCACAGGCGCTCAGCCGGCAAGGGGGCTCTCATGCGGAGAGCTTGCGCCCTGGCATCTTTATTTAACTCAGCAATCCGCCGGCTAAGCAAGATTTCTcagtgggaagagcagcagcagctcaaatTGCTGAGATGATTTGTTCTCATTTGCAGTGGAGTTTTattcccctgccccaggctgagCACTTGCGGCTGCCCTGAGGGACTTAGTGGAGGGGAGCCAGGGTGCCCTGGGGCCAACAGCTattcccccagcccagggagccAGTGGGCCCAGCCAGGGTGTTTGGGGCAGGAGATGGCAGACTGGGAGTGCTGGTCCTCCCAGCTGGGTCCCTCTGGGCTtgggcagccctggggtgcTTACTGGGGGACGAGACTGGGTGCAGGGAGCTCCCTGGGCCCAGCTTTGCGGGGTTTGTGGGAGGGATTTGCCATGGGGCTGCGGCACCCAGGCTGTGCTGCGTGAGGCAGTGCCGGCATGGGAGCTGCGAGCAGCGGGGCTCTGCTCCGGTCTCTGACTGAGCGGCAACCCGGGGTGCTCCTGGCTGCACCCAGTGCCTTGCCAGCGGCACCCCAGGGTGGCTCTGCAGCCTCCACCTCAGGGTGACTGCACTTCAGTCTCTTTTAAGCAGATGGTCCCTGGGTTTGGCAGagcctccccctccctgctcccgtTGGGTTCATCTCCAGGAGCCGGCACTCAGGGGCTGTGAAAGGCAGGGAGCAAGGGAGCGTGCTGAGGGGAGCCAGGAAGATTCTCCCGGCGTTCAAGGCTGATGATGGCGGAGGGGAAGCTtggggcagcctggctgggTGGGGAGGCAAGAATGTACCAGGCCTGATCTCCCTGGAGCTGTGGTTGTCCCCCAGTATCTCCCCCCAGCCTGGGAGCCTCTCCTGCCCCACCGCTCCTCCCTATGCCTCAAGCTGCAAACTGCCCCTGTGCCCTGAGCAAATGCCTGCGCTGGAGTTTCTGCAGGCAGCCATGAGTGCTTCAAGCCTGCCTGTGCCAGGAaagccaggcaggcagagaccTCACCCTGCCAGAGGTGTGGGCATGGCCTGGGGAGACGGGCAGCAGCCCAGGAGCGGCCATCGGTCTGCCCCAGCATCAGTCACACCTTGGCAAAGGGGGCTGCGCTGGTCCTGCTTTACGGAAGGAGAAACTAAGGCACGGAGCAGGGGTGTCTCCAGGGAAATCTGCTCCATTCTCATCCCTCTCACAAATCTCTTTTCAGCCCAGGGAGTGGCAGCTCCATCCTTTGGGCACATGCTCTGTGCAAATCACTGCCCTGCTTCTTCCATGGGCCCTTGCTGGCCCCCGGGGCAAGCTCCTTGGTGGGGGcttgttttggggagggggcggTGAGACTGGCTGGGGGTGCGCTGCGCTGCACTGCACAGGGGGCTGCCAGGGGGTTGTGCTTTACCCGGGAGCTGGAGAGCGTCGCGTAGGTGTGCTCGCTGCCGTGCCAGCCGCTCAGCTGCCGCAGGGACTCCAGGCTGGCTGTCCCGCTGCTCAGGCCCTTTTGGCATCCGACAGTGTGCACCAAACAGAAACAGGACAGCAGGTGACCGATGGCTCTGCCCTGGCCCTGGGGACAGAAGCTCTGGGCACTGGGATAGGGACAGTGGGGGGACGGGCACGCCACATGGGGGGAAaacccccccagcagtgcccagGCACTGGGATCCATCTTCAGCATGTGCCAAAGGGATTTGGCTGCACAGGGCACTGCATGCCTGTGCAGTGTGTACGTGTACTCGTGTTTTCCATGGAGGTCTGGTGCCTCGCAGTGTGCTTATGGCAAGAAAATGAGTGGGGCAGCCACATGCCTTCCCCGAGCATCTCACAGGCCTGATGCCTGCGCCGATGGGCTGACGGAGGGGAGGGCTGTCCCGCGAGCATGGGACCCTGCCTTGGTGTGCTCTCATCTGCAGCTCAGACCCTCTCCCTGAGTGCCACCAGGTCCCCTTGGTGCTTCACTACCCTGATGCAGCAGTGGGCCCCTATCACCGCTGCAGCACAGTGAGGAGCCCAGGAGtttggggctgcaggggaaaggCCATTTCCCCCAcctttgctgtttatttttctgcttttttagaGGTAGCAGAGCCCTAGTATGtcctggcaggaggaggacagcACGCTGGGTGTGTTTGTGCTGGCAGGGCCTGTGTGCTGCTCAGGCAGGCAGAAGGACTGCAATGCCTGTGGGTCCCTCATGTGCTGGAGGAGCCGGCTTGGGATACAGTCCAGCGCTGAGCCCTGCCCCAGTGGCTGCTGAGAAACTGGCCCCGCAGCCTCAGGGTGTCCCCTCAGCAGCTGAGGACAGACAGATATTGTGACAGTGGTGGCTGGAGGGACTTACCATCCTCTGCCGTCGCTGGCGCCGGCGCAGGCGCATGAACTCCTTGTGCTGGCGGGAGACAAAGTTGACGGCTGCGTACTCCAACAAGGCGGCGAAGACAAAGAGCAGGCACACGGCCATCCAGATGTCAATGGCCTTCACATAGGAGACCTGCGAGGGCAAGAGGGGGCTCAGGGACCCGCTGCCTCCCACCTCACTCATCCCCCCCACTGCCAGCTTTGCCCTGCTGCCAAGGGGCACAGGAGCCCTCTCAGCTGGGACACATGGGCCAGAGCTCACCTGGCCAAGCAGTGCCGTGCTTCCCCTCGGCACATGCAGtgccccagccagcaaggctATGGAGCCAGCCATTCCCAAGGGAATGCTGCCTCTGGCGCACCGGCGGCGGCAGTGGGCACCCCAGCTGCCCCAAGCAGGCTGCAGCGCGGGACCCCAGCATGGAGCCAGCACTGACCTTGGGCAGGGAGGCACGGGAGCCGGCACTCTGCGTGGTCATGGTGAGCACGGTGGTGATGCCTAAGCCCACCCGGGCCGGTGCTGCATCCATGTTGATCCAGAAGGAGACCCAGGAGAGGATGACGATAAGCAGGCTGGGGATGTACATCTGGATCAGGTAGTAACCCATCTGCCTCTCCAGGTGGAACTTCACCTCGATGCAGGTGAACTTGCCTGCAGGGAAAGAGCCCCAATGGGTGAGAGGCACACCCGGGCCATGGCGGGGGGATGGCAGCAGGTGCCTGGGGTGCTCACCTGTGTTGTAGTACTTGGTGCAATAGCCCAGGTCCTTCTCATCCCTGAGGATGAACTGTGGGAGCGTCAAGCCCTCGGCCACCTGCacagcctcctgctcctccagccacTCAAAGATGAGGTCATTCATGGTGTAGCCAACTGtggggggatggagggagccATGGGATAGGGGGGACATGGACCGCATTCATCCCCACTCTGAACAAccactccttccttctcaccTCCCTCAGAAGCAGGGAGATGCCAGCTGTTGGGATGGGACGGGGGTGGCGGGTTGACAAAGCACAGCTTGAACCCCCCCCTAAGTACTCACAGCTCTCCAGCTGCATGGTGCATGTCTGGATGTCCATAGGGAAGTTCTTGAGGTCCATGGGGCAGGACAGGATCAGCGTCAGcctggaggaggcagaggaaaggaggggGTTGCTGGGGGCTGGGGCAGTCAAGGAGGAAAAGCTGCCCCACAGGAGGCAAGAGGAAAGCTTTGCCTCCCCACTCAGGCACTGCACCAGAGGAGAAGAGTTCTACCTAATGCTGTAGAGCACGTTGCCATTCTTGAAGATGCGCAGCAGCTTGTTGTCGGTGGTGACCTCGTGGAAATTGGCCCCTTTCTCATTGGCGAAGAACAAGTCTGGCTTCCAGATGGAGTCGAGCATGGAGGGGTCGAGGTCGAGGGAGTCGTCAGGGTACTCACGGTAAGCCAGGCGGGGGTCGTTCCACTGCTGCCGCAGGAAGACATTCACCCGGTAGTCCTGAGGCAGAGGGCACCACCTCAGCCAGGAGCACCCCACGGtgcccagggaggaggagaaggagcaagagatggaggaggaagaagagatgaagaagAAGGTGGAAGGGGGTGTCTCGGTTGAGGCTCAGCTCTACAGGTGCTGCCTGCCTGACACTAACCACAcacagggcaggggcagctcaGGAGCCTTCCCATGCTGTCAGCAGCCAGGGGAAATTAAAAAGCCAAAGCTGCAGCAGCCAAGAcgaggagaaagagaaggaccAGTAGCTGCTGCCTGCAATGTTTCTCGCAGGGCTCTGTGGCCCTGGGGGGGCTTGATGTGATGGTTGATGGTATTAAGGCTTTGCAGCAGCACAAATAGGGAATTTTTAGCCTTGGGGCTTCCTCAGAGGAGTTCCTCATGCACCTGAGGAGGCTGGGGATCACAGGGACACAGAGCTTGCTTGCACTGTACGGCACCTGCCGAGCCTGCGAACAGCAGGGAGCTACCACCAGCTAGCCTTGCTCCAACACTTCGGGGTGTTTTTCCCAGCTCAGGCATGGGGAAAGTGGCCCACACAGCCAAGTTCTGGTTAACTGACCCCAGAAAAGCCACAGCCAGTTGCTATGGCTCTGCATGTCCCCACCACGGTGCCAGGGCCAGCTCCGGAGAAGGGCTCACAGGACCCCTGTAAGCATGGCCACCCCTGTAAGGCTTGGGCACCAGGACCTGCACACTCCCTGGCAGAGCCACCGCCAGCCCCAAGGCGCTGGGAGAGGAGCCTGTCACACTGGTGAAACCCTCACCATGGTGGTCTCGGTGACGGAGCCGAAGCTGTTGATGAAGATGTTGCATGTCACGTTGACGGGCGGACCTGGAAAACAGCATGAAGCCTCCTCTCACCACTGGCTGGGGAGACACGTGCACTGCACAGGCACACGTGGGGATGCCACCTCCTGTGTGCACTGTGCAGATGAATGCACATGAGCGTCCCCCTACCTGCTGGGGGTCACCCCCAAAGTGTGTCAGGGTGAACCCCAGCACTCCCTGCAAGTACTGCAGCTGCCCACGCTGCCAGGCAAAGCAGGCATATGCAGGGGGGCTGTGATTGCTGGAGCAGCCAGGACTCTGAGGAGGGTGGTGGGACGGAGGGACGTGGGTCAGGCTTCTGCCCCCATACCTGTCCATTCCCTGGTTTTGGGCAGCCTTAAGCATGGGTTGCTGCCAGGTTTGGGAGCCTCATGGCCTTCCCTTACCTTTGAAGTTGGGTCGAATCCGGGCATCATACCCTGATGTTCGTCCCATAAGCTTGTCCAGGAAATCAGAGGGTGACATGGGCTGGGGTGAGCTTCGGGAAGCAGCTTTAATCTCTTCCCGCCCTGAGACCAGCCTGtggggcagaggaggcaggttagctgcctgccagcaccaGGGGTCTGCAGGCACATTTCGGCACCTCAGGGTGATTGCCAGCTGTCAGGGGAAGTGGCTGTGCCTGTGCTGCACCCGCTCCAGCACTGAGTCAGCGCACTGACCCCAGGaccccttcctccttctgctgTGATCCTGGTGGCTTCCCCTCCTCGCCTGCCACAGCCTGAGTGCTGTGTGCCGGCGTTTTGCCTGTCCCCCCTGCTAGCAAAGCCCCTGCCCACCGTGTCCCCTGGCATGGTGTTTGGGGCCGGGTGCCTCCTGGCTCCAGGGCTGCGGTGGGGACGGGGCGCAGCAGGCGATGGCCTTGTGCATGACAGCCGGGCTCTGTGCAGGTGCTGGAGGGGGAAAGCGGACAGAGTCCCTCCTGGCTTCAATTGCCAGCCTCGGCCTGAGTTGCTGAGCAAACATGCATACCCCGCCTGGCACAGACTCGGGGCTTGGGGGACACAACAACCCCCCGAGCCATGGGCTGGCCTGGCATGAGTGAGGAGGTGCCTAGGAGCACAGTTGGGGTTGTGACACCTTGCCAGGGGCCAAGACGACGTgacaggagaaaagcagcaaagcccacCTCTGCACCGACTGTGGCGTGGAGCTGACATGAGCTCTCCCACACAGCACTCCCAGTGATGATGGAGACTTATTTAACCTGACCTTGGAGGGGATATTTCTGTGAACGCATCTTAGCCAGTTTCTCTCCTTCTGTCAGTCTATAATGATCATTTCAAGGAACAATGCGAGAGGCATTCGCTCACCACATTGCCAGGCATGTGGCTGTGATGGAGAGGAATTAGCCAGAGAACCCCAGACACAAAGGGAGCTTTGAGCacgctgctggtgctgctgcacaCAGCCTCATGACTCTGCCAGGTCCATGCCCAGGTGGGTCCCACTCCTGCTTGGAGCTACAACCCCATTATCACAAGCAGAGAATGATGCTGGGAGCTAGGACCCCCTGGGGTCCTTGTTCCTACCTCCTTGTTCCTACCAACACACCTTGTTCCTACCTCCTCTCAGGGGAGCAGGATTCATCCTGGAGGGGCTTATGTGCATCCTTGCCAGCTAGAAATGACCACAATGGCCACCCCACAATGATCCAGCTGAGCAGGTTTTCCTTTAATTGGAGATGGGCAGCAGAGAGTACCCAAGACTGGTCCTGGCCAAGAGCAAAAGGCTCGGAGAAATTCCCCCTCCAGGAGCTGCATTAGAAAGGTGCAGCTTTGGGAGGAGGGCTGCGAGAGGTCAGGGCAACAAGGAGTTAAGTCAGGCCTCTGCCTGCCACATAGCTGTGAACCATGTCCTCCTCTGCTGGAGAGGAGGATGAGGGTTCTTCCCTGGAGCATGTGGGAGGAAGGGTCCCTTGGCGCAGTGGCAGCTAGCTCCTTGAAGAGGCTCAGATACCTGGCTGAGCAGCAGCGGATCTGTAGCCCCAGCAATGCTTGGACCTTGGGGACCGCAGGGCGTGCAGAAACGCCCTGGGTGcagccacctccagcagcatccctggaggGCCATGCTGGCACACAGCCCCTGGGTCCTGGCTCTTCTCAAGGTttggctgcagctccccagtTCGGGCACTGCCTGTCCCGGGGGACTCTGCCACTAACCTGGCCCGGACACTGCAGGGTCCTGGAGCTCAGCACCTCTGTGGAGTGAGGGGATTGTGGGGCTGGAAAATGCTCACATCTGCCTAAAAATGCCACCCCAAGACAAGCAGTTTCCGCACGTGAAGCAATGACATTTTGATAcgatttcccccctccccaccacaaATGCTGTGGTTCCCCGCTGCGCTGCTCCAGCTGTACTGGCTGAGTGATGGGAGGGagagtgggggcagggagcaggctcAGCCCAGGGACACTGCAgccccccaacccctccctgcctggcccACTCTCCCCTGCATCCCACCTCGTCCCAGATAGCATCCAAGGTGGCcggagagggaaaaaaggaccTGGGGGCTTTGGATTTTCTACCCAAGTGGACCAAGAGTTCTTCCTGCACCCATGGGACCTGGGACACCCACTGGCCTGGGCGACCCAGGGGCTGGGTCAGGGACAGTCCTAagccccccccaaacaccctgAGCCAGAAGAGGGTCTGGGCATCACAGGGGCTTTGCAGCACTGGAGAAGGAGCTGCCTGGGCCATGACCTGGCTCAGGTCGCCCCTTCTTCCACCGTGGCAAGGGTCCCCAGCTGGCCTGGGGCCAGGGCGACCATCAGAGACCCAGCATTGGGGTaggggctgctggggacaggcagaACCCGGCTGtgtgcagctggggctggagggagaaggTCTGGTGGATCCCCGGGGTGCTGGGTCAGGGTCCCGGGGAACAGGGAGCGAGGCCAGATTTGGGGGAGCTCCGGCAGCCTGTAGGGAGGTCTGGATCAGAGCTGGGAGGGTTCTGGCTGGGGGGAGCAGCCCCTGGAGAGAGGTCCGGGTCGGGCgtgggggtcccgggggtccTCCGGGTCTGGGAAGGGGGTGCCCGGGTCCTGCAGGAGAGATCTATCTCCGAGAGGGGGTGATGCCCGGGTCCCGGAGGGGAAGAAATGTGACTCCCGGGGGATGGGGGTCCGGGTGCCGGAGGAGGGGGTACCGGGGGAGCGGTGGGGAGAGCAGCGGCCCCCGCAGCCCCACGGCCCGCGAGTGGGGGCTGCCCCGCCGGACGCGCAGCGCCGAGCACCCGCGCCGTGCGCTCACCTGAGCGGGCCGCGCCGGGGCAGGAGGcagccgaggaggaggaggaaggcgagGGCGCCGGCCCGGAGCGCGCCCATCCCGCCGCagcccgcagccccgccgccccgggcgcACGGGCATGACCCGGCCGGCGCCGGCGGCGCCCCCGCTCCCGTCGCACCGGGGCTGctaccgccgccgccgccgctgccgccgccccccgcccggtCCCGCTCCTCATAGTCCGGGCGAGCGGGAGCCCGCCGCGGGGTGGGTGCCGGCCGGCTGCGGGCCCCGGGAGCCGGGCGGAGCCtcgcccgccgcggcggggaggaggcgggcacggcggcggggggctccccgccgccgtGCCCGCCTCCTCCCCGGCGCCTCGGGGACCTCTGCCGCCCTGTCGGGGCTGTCCCGGAGCCCACGTCCCCCGCGGGGGGCTCCTCGGCGCGGGGCGGCAGGGCCCTGCCCCGGTGCCGGGGAGGGAGGTGGCTCTCTGCGGGGTTTGCGAGGATCCCGGGGCGcaccggggctgggggatgcCCTGGGATCGAGGGATGCGCCGGGGTTTAGGGATGCGGCAGGGCTGATGGCTGTACTGGGATCAAAGGATGAGCAGGGTTGAGGGATGCTCCGGGGGCGAGGGATGTGCTGGGATCGAGGACTGTGCAGGGGCTGAGGGATGCCCTGGAGGTACTGCCCGTCTGAGTgggagggagcagctggggacGGCCGGGctccttcttccctctgcctGGCCTGGCGGTGCCTGTCCCGGGGCCGCAGGTCAGGGCCGGCCCGCAGGCAGGCTGGGGCACAAACCCCGGGGGGCTCAGCCCTCCTGCTGGGACCGCTGTGCTTGCCTTTTCCAGAGGCTCAGCGGATGGGCAAGCCTGTCCCTCCGTAGGGGCCGGTAAGCTCCTCGGAGAAGACAAGATGGACAGTCACGTCTGCGTGATGTGGGCAGCTGCAGTGGCTGCCAGGGAGAGGGAAACcgaggcagagggaggggagctGCTTGTTAACcagggcagcacaggcagggctgagacttgggctgctgggctgcctctgccctgtCCCCTGGGGCTACCCAGCCAAGCTGCAGAGTTGCCTCTAGTCCTAGGCAATCTGTGATTAATCTGTGAGGAAGcaaatagtattaaaaaaagagaaaagcacagaataaaTGAATCCCGGCGG harbors:
- the LOC115333859 gene encoding glycine receptor subunit alpha-4 isoform X2, which produces MGALRAGALAFLLLLGCLLPRRGPLRLVSGREEIKAASRSSPQPMSPSDFLDKLMGRTSGYDARIRPNFKGPPVNVTCNIFINSFGSVTETTMDYRVNVFLRQQWNDPRLAYREYPDDSLDLDPSMLDSIWKPDLFFANEKGANFHEVTTDNKLLRIFKNGNVLYSIRLTLILSCPMDLKNFPMDIQTCTMQLESFGYTMNDLIFEWLEEQEAVQVAEGLTLPQFILRDEKDLGYCTKYYNTGKFTCIEVKFHLERQMGYYLIQMYIPSLLIVILSWVSFWINMDAAPARVGLGITTVLTMTTQSAGSRASLPKVSYVKAIDIWMAVCLLFVFAALLEYAAVNFVSRQHKEFMRLRRRQRRQRMEEELVRESRFYLRGYGLGHCLQPKDGAGEGPGIYSPPTASMLLREGESLRRRYIDRAKRIDTISRAVFPFTFLVFNIFYWVVYKVLRSEDIHSVP
- the LOC115333859 gene encoding glycine receptor subunit alpha-4 isoform X1 — encoded protein: MGALRAGALAFLLLLGCLLPRRGPLRLVSGREEIKAASRSSPQPMSPSDFLDKLMGRTSGYDARIRPNFKGPPVNVTCNIFINSFGSVTETTMDYRVNVFLRQQWNDPRLAYREYPDDSLDLDPSMLDSIWKPDLFFANEKGANFHEVTTDNKLLRIFKNGNVLYSIRLTLILSCPMDLKNFPMDIQTCTMQLESFGYTMNDLIFEWLEEQEAVQVAEGLTLPQFILRDEKDLGYCTKYYNTGKFTCIEVKFHLERQMGYYLIQMYIPSLLIVILSWVSFWINMDAAPARVGLGITTVLTMTTQSAGSRASLPKVSYVKAIDIWMAVCLLFVFAALLEYAAVNFVSRQHKEFMRLRRRQRRQRMGLSSGTASLESLRQLSGWHGSEHTYATLSSSREEELVRESRFYLRGYGLGHCLQPKDGAGEGPGIYSPPTASMLLREGESLRRRYIDRAKRIDTISRAVFPFTFLVFNIFYWVVYKVLRSEDIHSVP